A segment of the Cohnella algarum genome:
ACGAGCGCCCCGCGGGAGAGGGTGAGAAAAAACGACACGATGACCGGCATCAGCATAAACCCGTGAAGGAGCTGCGCAAACCGGCTGCTCGTTCGATTAATTTCAATCAATATCGCGATCCACAGCGTCAGGAGCAGTACGGCATACGCATTTGGATATTGGAAGACCGACGTAATCCGCACCCCGTCCTGCGGCGTAAGCGAATCCAGCATATACGCGTTACCGAACAAAGTAAGGAACCCGTAAAAGACGACAAAATATCCGAAAATTAGATATACGGTCGGAAACCATTGCAATATGCTTTTATAGTTGGCAAGCAAAATCCCGGCGATAAAAAAGACGAACAACATGATGCTGACAAACAGTCCGTATTTCGCCAGGTAGGGAGAGCCCGCTTGAAACGTTGCCAGAAGGTAAACCAACGGAATGACCAGTCCCGCAACGCCGAGCGCCGCGTTCGTTTTCCATGTCGTATACTTCTGCACGATATGGATAACGCACCAGCAGACAATGAAGAACGCCACAAGCATGGAATATAGGATCGGTTTTTCAAACTGATAAGAGGACGGATTATGAATGCCGTATCCCTGAAAAATCCCATTGTTAAACCCTGCGATCAGCAGCAAGCAGACGATCCAGCCCCAAGCGAACGTATGCATGATAAAGCTCGGGTTCGGCTCCAGATCGCGCTTGCTTTGTTTCTTTGTACTCACCACTCGCCACTCCTCGTCAATACGCCCCCGTACCTTTGACCACTACAGGTATCGTTTTCAGCAAAATTTTCAACTCTAGTCCCAGGCTCCAGCGTTCGATATAATAGATATCCAGGTCGACCCACTGTTCGAAATCGAGGTCGCTCCTGCCGCTAACCTGCCATAGCCCGGTCATGCCCGGAAGCACGTCCAGCCGCCTCCAATGGTAATTCGTATATTGTTCGACTTCCTGGGGCAACGGAGGCCTTGGTCCGATCAGGCTCATTTCTCCTTTTAACACGTTCCAAAGCTGCGGCAGCTCGTCAAGCGAATACTTTCGCAGCCACTTGCCGGATCTTGTCACTCGCGGGTCGTTTTTCAGTTTGAAAACCGGTCCGCTTGCCTCGTTGTCTTTCGCCAATGACGACTTCATTCGCTCCGCTTCATTGTGCATCGAACGGAACTTCAGCATATGAAAGGACATTCCGTTCTTTCCGATCCGCTGCTGGCGGAAAAATACCGGCCCCTTGGAATCCAGCTTGATCCATAGCCCAACCGCCAGAAAAACCGGCGACAGCGCGGTCAATAAAACAAGACTTCCCAAAATGTCGGCCATCCGCTTAAGCACGATGTTCATGCCTCTGAGCGGCGTTTTGACCACTTGCATGCACGGATAGTCCAGATCTTTGCGGAACGTGAACACCGTGGCCATGCGGTCGTACATTTCCGGAATAATCCGAATGTCCACATTGTACTTATATACCGCATGGATGATCGATTCGATCATTTGGCGTTCGGAAGGAATCGTAATATAGATCGTGTCGACGCGCGTCTGTTGCAGGATCGTTTCCAACTGATCGCTTCTCCCGATGATCCCTTCTCCCGTTTTATAGTCGTCCAGAAATCCGACGAAATGGTTTTTGCTTTTCCCTTGGGTGACCTGCTCCAAAATTTCCGCGCCGACCTTGCCGGCCCCTACAATAAGGACGTGGTTCCGAATCGTTCCTTTTTGATTCAAATAATTGATCAGAGCTGTATAGAGAACTCTCCATAACAAGGACTCGCACAGGATAAGAACGATAAACGTAACCAATGTAATCCTAGAATATAGAAAGGTCGTTTTCAATAAGAAGGTAATGCCAATCGTGATGAGAAAGGCATACACGCTGGATTTCGCCACAAACCAGTATTCTTCCATGAACGAACGTTCGGCTTTACCCGAGAACAAGTAGCCTTGGATAAGGGAAAAAGCATGGATGACGAGAAACATGAGCAAAAACAGCGCGTATTCCTCGATAACCGGCATCTGCCCGATCCATGAAAATGGATTAAGTGAGTTGATGTGGGTAAATTCGGGCATAATTTTCACGGTCATCAACAAGTAGAAAGTAAGAATGTATCCGATGTATTCGACAGCAAAAAAGAATCCCCGTATTTTGAGTCTGTGATTGCTCGCTTCTAACCGTTGCCGCGAAGTCGTGCCGACGGCTCTCACCTGGGCAGGGAATGTACGGGAATCTACCGTTTCTGGAATGGCCATATTCGATCTCCAATAACTTAAAGATTACTGGCTCT
Coding sequences within it:
- a CDS encoding sugar transferase; the protein is MPVIEEYALFLLMFLVIHAFSLIQGYLFSGKAERSFMEEYWFVAKSSVYAFLITIGITFLLKTTFLYSRITLVTFIVLILCESLLWRVLYTALINYLNQKGTIRNHVLIVGAGKVGAEILEQVTQGKSKNHFVGFLDDYKTGEGIIGRSDQLETILQQTRVDTIYITIPSERQMIESIIHAVYKYNVDIRIIPEMYDRMATVFTFRKDLDYPCMQVVKTPLRGMNIVLKRMADILGSLVLLTALSPVFLAVGLWIKLDSKGPVFFRQQRIGKNGMSFHMLKFRSMHNEAERMKSSLAKDNEASGPVFKLKNDPRVTRSGKWLRKYSLDELPQLWNVLKGEMSLIGPRPPLPQEVEQYTNYHWRRLDVLPGMTGLWQVSGRSDLDFEQWVDLDIYYIERWSLGLELKILLKTIPVVVKGTGAY